A DNA window from Xyrauchen texanus isolate HMW12.3.18 chromosome 6, RBS_HiC_50CHRs, whole genome shotgun sequence contains the following coding sequences:
- the LOC127644595 gene encoding ATP-dependent zinc metalloprotease YME1L1-like, whose product MFSLSTSLQPQVTVQLSHLINALHSLKGSLCSSTSVNHRDNTPEPDLNHTEPLWSFGDLGLTDLGVAQLDELVDRLLPCVTQLESPSPLKTVPNIWRTSHLSSGTFFHNKHGFSRMGGVTHLFSRRNKSPLQTLSTDLKYLPLLVPNRGFKTLKSKTRRLQGGYESSVEPEGFTPSFMKGLLTRDKVQEVETLDKILKNRNIPDGQHDSFKTGFAEGFLKAQALTQRSQGSLRRIRLILLVLLLVGLYGLSKTPFLSVRFRTTSGLDSAVDPVQMKNVTFEHVKGAEEAKNELQEVVEFLRNPQKFTVLGGKLPKGILLVGPPGTGKTLLARAVAGEADVPFYYASGSEFDEMFVGVGASRIRNLFREAKANAPCVIFIDELDSVGGKRIESPMHPYSRQTINQLLAEMDGFKPNEGVIIIGATNFPEALDTALIRPGRFDMQVTVPRPDVKGRTEILKWYLKKIKVDTAVEAEVIARGTVGFSGAELENLVNQAALKAAVDGKDIVTMKELEFAKDKILMGPERRSAEIDDKNKEITAYHESGHAIIAYYTKDAMPINKATIMPRGPTLGHVSLLPENDRWNETRAQLLAQMDISMGGRVAEELIFGSENITTGASSDFDSATKIAKMMVTRFGMSEKLGVMTYADLTKQSPETQAAIEQEVRILLRDSYERAKVLLKSHAKEHKNLAEALLRYETLDAKDIQLVLEGKMVKSR is encoded by the exons ATGTTTTCACTTTCAACTTCCCTACAGCCGCAG GTAACAGTCCAACTGAGTCACCTCATTAATGCCCTGCACTCTCTGAAGGGTTCATTGTGCAGCAGTACTTCAGTCAATCACAGAGACAACACGCCAGAACCAGATCTGAACCACACAGAG CCATTATGGAGCTTCGGGGACTTGGGTCTGACAGATCTAGGAGTGGCTCAGTTGGATGAGCTGGTGGACAGACTTCTGCCCTGCGTTACTCAGTTGGAGTCACCCTCACCACTAAAGACTGTGCCAAACATCTGGAGGACTTCCCACCTCTCCTCAGGCACCTTCTTTCACAACAAACATG GGTTTTCAAGAATGGGTGGGGTTACTCATCTGTTCTCTAGACGGAACAAGTCACCTCTCCAAACACTATCTACAGATCTCAAATATTTGCCAT TGTTGGTCCCAAATCGAGGCTTTAAAACTCTGAAGTCCAAAACGCGCCGTCTCCAGGGTGGCTATGAGAGTTCAGTGGAGCCTGAGGGATTCACGCCATCCTTTATGAAG GGCTTGCTCACACGAGACAAAGTGCAAGAGGTTGAAACTTTGGACAAGATTCTTAAAAACAGGAACATTCCTGACGGTCAACATGATTCTTTTAAAACTGGTTTTGCAGAAGGCTTTCTCAAAGCGCAGGCCCTAACACAAAGATCCCAAG GATCATTAAGAAGGATACGACTGATTCTGTTGGTGCTTTTGCTGGTAGGCCTGTATGGTCTCTCAAAAACACCTTTCTTATCAG TGCGATTCCGAACCACATCAGGCCTGGACTCGGCAGTGGATCCTGTCCAAATGAAGAATGTCACCTTCGAGCATGTGAAGGGTGCGGAGGAGGCCAAGAACGAGTTGCAGGAGGTGGTCGAGTTTCTCCGCAACCCACAGAAATTCACTGTTTTGGGAGGAAAATTGCCTAAAG GAATTTTGTTGGTTGGGCCTCCAGGTACAGGCAAGACACTGTTGGCCCGTGCAGTAGCGGGAGAGGCAGATGTGCCATTCTACTATGCATCTGGCTCTGAGTTTGATGAAATGTTTGTTGGGGTCGGTGCCAGTCGAATCAGAAACCTTTTCA GGGAGGCTAAAGCTAATGCTCCTTGTGTCATCTTCATTGATGAGCTGGACAGTGTGGGAGGAAAGAGGATTGAGTCTCCTATGCATCCCTATTCTAGACAGACTATTAATCAGCTTCTAGCTGAGATGGATGG GTTTAAGCCAAATGAAGGTGTCATCATAATTGGTGCAACAAACTTCCCTGAAGCTTTAGATAC TGCTTTGATCCGGCCAGGCCGTTTTGATATGCAGGTCACCGTCCCCAGACCAGATGTGAAAGGCCGCACTGAAATCCTCAAGTGGTACCTCAAGAAAATAAAAGTTGACACGG CTGTGGAGGCAGAGGTCATTGCCAGAGGGACAGTGGGTTTCTCTGGTGCCGAGCTGGAGAATCTTGTTAACCAGGCTGCGTTGAAGGCAGCCGTGGACGGTAAAGACATTGTGACCATGAAGGAGCTGGAGTTTGCTAAGGACAAAATACTGATGG GCCCAGAGCGCAGGAGTGCAGAGATCGATGATAAGAATAAAGAGATCACAGCATACCATGAGTCAGGCCATGCCATTATTGCATACTACACCAAAGATGCCATGCCTATAAATAAAGCCACCATAATGCCGAGAGGCCCTACTTTGGGACAT gtGTCTCTGCTTCCAGAGAATGACCGCTGGAACGAGACTCGTGCTCAGCTGCTGGCCCAGATGGACATCAGTATGGGTGGCCGAGTGGCAGAGGAACTTATATTTGGCAGTGAGAATATCACCACTG GAGCATCAAGTGATTTTGACAGCGCCACAAAAATAGCCAAAATGATGGTGACCAGATTTGGCATGAGTGAAAAG TTGGGTGTCATGACATATGCTGACCTCACCAAGCAGAGTCCAGAAACACAGGCTGCCATTGAACAAGAAGTCAGGATACTTCTGAGG GATTCCTACGAGCGTGCAAAAGTACTCCTGAAGTCTCATGCTAAAGAGCACAAAAACCTAGCTGAGGCTTTGCTGCGGTATGAGACATTGGACGCCAAAGATATCCAGTTGGTCTTGGAGGGAAAGATGGTAAAAAGCAGATGA